The Pan paniscus chromosome 17, NHGRI_mPanPan1-v2.0_pri, whole genome shotgun sequence genomic interval GTACTTCCATCTATGATGTTTTCTTGGGTTAAAAGAAAAGCCTTTGTGTATCTCAGTTTTaaaatccataaaatggggatggaTTGCAACTACTCAATTGTTGTGTGATTTAAGTAATCTATGTAAGTTATGTATATCTAACCAAGTGACTTAAATATAGTGAATATTCAGATATTGTCTGTTATGTAACTGTTAGTCATTGCCAAATGTGAGTGAGAATTCTGAGTTAGACAGTCACCTGCCTTTTGGAACCTGGACTTTGAAACTGATCAGATGAAACATTTCTAGGCTAAACAGCATTGTATCTTCTACCTAGAGGATACAGAAGGAAGTCAGCAGAGTCATGAGGCCAAAAAATTAGCTATGTTCTCCAGATGATAGAAAGCTTCAAGAGTCTAGACCTTAAAATCCTTACCAGGAGAGTTCTCCACTCAATTACAGATAAGCTCTGAGTGAATGAAAGACACACCAGACCTTCAGGAAGCCTCTTCTTCTCTCCCAAGTCTGGCCTTACAGAAGGCTGGAAGAGTTCTGTGATAGTGTATTGTAGGTATGTGCTAGGTACCAGGTGTATTTCCTCAATCTCAGGGTGAGACTAGATAAAACTTGATTCTCATTCACTCAGGCATAAATATAGTTATCATTTGTCGCCCTTAGCTGCTCCACCCAAACAGCCTGAGCTAAGTAAATTCCGGAATGTCAGTACTGTGGAACCTGAACAAAGGTCACTTGCCCAGTTGTCTCTGAGTGTCATGCAGCAGGCCTTTAGACCAACTAGAGGGCCTATACTGGCTGAACTTGATCAAATAATTTTGTGGCTAAAACAGATACCATTTTATGCTATATTCTAAATTAGACACTCAGTAGTAGTTAAGGAATGAGTTTTGGACTTTATCCTAAAAGCAAtgggaaacaataaaaaagattttgAGTAAGGAGATGGAACCCATCACATCTGCATTTTAGAACAATTACTGTGTTACAGTGTGAAGAATGGAAACTACCAAGATTGAGAGCAGAAAGATTCGTTAGGATGCTCTGAAAGTAACCCAGCGAATGGGATACCTTGGAGTAGAATTATGGAAGAGGGATGGAAAGAGCTGGGCAAGTTCAGGAGATGCTTAGGCATCTTACTAAATAGTAAAGGTCTTAATCAGTAGGctataaaatataatcatttgCTGCTGCTAAGTAAAGCATCTTGCTCCCTCAGaaattataaatttgaaataaacctACAGTTTGATTTcaagaagtctgaggcaggagtatgTCACTGAGGAAGGTCAACTGGGTCTGACAGAATATTACTGTGTGTATTGGTATTGTTTTAAGAGCCTGTTTCTCAGCTtctaaagttcagaaataaaatttcggggctaggcttggtggctcacacctgtaatcccagcactttgggaggctgaggcgggcagatcacctgaggttaggagttcgagaccagcctggacaacttggcaaaaccctatctctactaaaaatacaaaaattagctgggcatggtggcttatgcctataatcccagctactcagaaggctgaggcaggagaatcgcttgaacccggggaggtggaggttgcagtgagccgagatcacgccactgtactccagcctgggcgacagaggaaactgtctccaaaaaaaaaaaaaaaagaaataaaattaaaaaaaaatgtggtgtttgttcttgctttttttttttttttttttttttttttttggcagggggtctcattctgtcacccaggctggagtgcagtggcgcgatctcgactcactgcaaccctaacctcccgggttcaagcgattctcctgcctcagcctcctgagtagctgggactacaggcacgcaccaccacagcccgctaattgtttgtatttctggtagagatggggtttcaccatgttggccaggctggtctcaaactcctgacctcaggttatccacccgccttggcctgccaaagtgctaggattacaggtgtgcgccaccgcgcctggcctgttcttgtttttgttttagcatATCCTAAGATGTTTTGAGAGGGGCTGACATAATTTGTACACTTAGATGACTCAATGCTTACATTAGAATGAGATATAACTTTTCATTAAGCTTCAGATGGTGCTAGTTGGCATAGTCTATTCCTATAAGAAAATCTACTTGGGAAATCAGATTATAAGCAGAAAGTAGCTTGGTGAGCAAGGATTGGAATAAGAGGAATTACATGAACTCATTGGCTAGTGGGGGGATGCCAGTGGGCCTGATGCTTCCCCTCAGCTTTAAGGATATACCTACTTAGCAGGCTAGAAAGTGCTTTTGGCTGTTTTAGTTTACATACATCCTTGACTAAATTTGACCTGGgagatatttttacttttgagatgATTTCTGCAAATAGCTAGTTATTCATTTCTGGTTTTTAACTACATAgtttaattctcaaaatataacattatttgtaaaatgagagatactttatttcattatgaTGAATTGagctgttcttttttcttttttcatagtgTCCATGGGCTATCCCTCAAAATACAATATCTTGTTCTTTGGCTGATGTAATGAGTGAACAGCTGGCCAAAGAATTGCAGTTAGAAGAAGAAGCTGCCGTTTTTCCTGAAGTTGCGTAAGTAAAATTCACAAATACTTTATCTAGCAACTTATAGCAGAGTTTTAGGATTTGATGAGTAATTGTCATGACAAGTGGTTTGGAAAAAGCAGTGCAGAAGAAAGCACCATATTGAGAGTCCAGTGATACTTGAATTTTGGTCCTGATTTTGCATTGGTTTTCATTATTATCTTGGACAAACCACTGTTTCTGTGGGTTTTAGTTATATCGTGTTAATGCTGCAGTTGAACTAGATGAGGTACAGTTTTGATCAAGTGTTTGTAGTTTATCTTTTCATGAATATGTATCTATTCTTTCATTATGGATGAATGAAACAtccagactttctttttttttttttttttttggagatggaatttcgctcttgttgcccaggctagagtgcaatggcacaatctcagctcatcacaacctccgtctcccgggttcaagtgattctcctgcctcagcctctcgagtagctgggattacaggcatgtgctgccacgtctgcctaattttgtatttttagtagagatggggtttctccatgttggtcaggttggtctcgaactcctgacctcagatgatccgccagcctcagcctcccaaagtgctggggttacaggcatgagccactgcacctggcctcatacTTTCGTTCAGAACAAATGAATTCTAGGCCTCAGTTTAGCTTTCTCTCCCAGTTCTCTTAATCCTAGTTGGTACtcccacaggtgcatgccattggTCTTAAGGCTAGCTGTGCAGGAGAAGGTAAATGGTTTGATAGAGTTCTTTCCCATTGTTCAATTTTAACATGGAAAAGGCACCTCCTACTCTCATAATTGGCAACCTCTGTTTACTTAAGCACATTACATTAGTTTATATTGCCTTATTTTGAATAGTGTTGCTGAAGGACCATTTATTACTGGAGAAAACATTGATACTTCCAGTGACCTTATGCTGGCTCAGATGCTACAGATGGAATATGACAGAGAATATGATGCACAGCTTAGgcgtgaagaaaaaaaattcaatggagATAGCAAAGGTATTATAACCTTATTGTGACAACTTCATTGAGTGGTAGAAAACACTCATAATGTGCTCCTAAGTAAATCTTCAACTATTTTTGCCTCTTAAGTttccatttcctttgaaaattatCGAAAAGTGCATCCTTATGAAGACAGCGATAGCTCTGAAGATGAGGTTGACTGGCAGGATACTCGTGATGATCCCTACAGACCAGGTACCAAAGTTTTTACTTTCTGGGGGCAGCAGAATAGAGGTATAGGAAGACTAATCTTTTCAATGAActcttttagttttatatttttctttgaatctCATTTGGTAATTTATTCTTAGATTCAAATGTCTTTTCAGACAACGTTGAATGCAGCAATGTAGTCTTTGCTATTTTTatatacctggcttatttcaattgCCTTTAGCAAAACCGGTTCCCACTCCTAAAAAGGGCTTtattggaaaaggaaaagatatCACCACCAAACATGATGAAGTAGTATGTGGGAGAAAGAACACAGCAAGAATGGAAAATGTAAGTTACAGAAAGTATCTATCTCTGAACTTAGAGTTTTGtttgaataccttttaaaaaCAGGATTCTAAATATAATACCTTAGAtttctaaaaatgtctttctttctaaAGATGTTTTTAGATAACAATATGGCAATATCATGGAAACTGAGacattaatgaaaatataaagtacCTCAGAATAAAATTCCATAACAGTGTTGAAAAACTATTTTGACTTACattgattctaaaattaataaacagttattatgaaaataacatttattcttCATCATATCTCTATAAAATAGCATCCCTACCCAAAAAACAGATAACGGTGGCGATTGGGGAATACAAATGGGAGGGAGAAATACTTTTCACCATATACTCTTTTGTGCATTTTGAATTTATTATCTTGTGCCTGAACTACCTGTGTAAAATCAGAAGTAAagtgtaactttaaaaaatagcattctaggccgggcatggaggctcatgcctgtaatcccagtactttgggatgccgaggtgggcagatcacctgaggtcaggagttcaagaccagcctgaccaacatggaaaaaccccatctctactaaaaatacaaaattagccaggcatggtggcgcatgcctgtaatcccagttactcgggaggctgaggcaggagaattgcttgaacctgggaggcagaggttgcagtgagccgagatcgtgccacttcactccagcctgggcaacaagagtgaaactccgcctcaaaaaaacaaacaaacaaaaaagcattctAAATCCTTCATAAATATTGtggttaatataatatattaaacatttagaTTTTAAAGCACAAATGCTTGTTAAGTAAACATATTCAATTATATCATTTCTAGAAATATTCCAGATCTAATTCTAGAAGAGttctgtccaatagaactttctgtggtaatggaaatgttctttatGTGTGCTattcaatatggtagccacatttgctgttgagcacttgaaatttGGGTGGTATAatagaggaactgaatttttaatttaattttaattaacttaaatatccaagtgtggctagtggctacctaACTGAATTGCACAGTTCTAGAACATAATTGTCATGGTGTGAACATAGTCTGCTATAACAACCCACTCTccacaaataattacaaaattgtatttctttggtAAGATTTGGTGTAGCCTTCACAGTTCAATATTGTGTCCTTTGGCTAAAAGCAAGGTACAATGCACATGCCGAAAGACCTTAGTTTTGGATGTGATGAGATGTTTTCTATGCCTGGAATAAATGCCTTCCTTCGGGTTGTAATTTCTTAAATAGTATTGCTCCTCTTTCTGTgagttacttaatttttttctctatagtaGCTATGATTTCTGGTTTTCTAGTGTGATCTCTATTGAGTAAGAAAGACTAATCtcatttggttgtttttgtttttgtttttaactgtccctattttaaaatatttagatgcTAATTCTTCCTTTTGGCAGTTTGCACCTGAGTTTCAGGTAGGAGATGGAATTGGAATGGATTTAAAACTATCAAACCATGTTTTCAATGCTTTAAAACAACATGCCTACTCAGAAGAACGTCGAAGTGCCCGCCTACATGAGAAAAAGGAGCATTCTACAGCAGTAAggatttatagatttttttttcttttttactagaaAGATTCATATTAGAAAACTttgggtaaagaaaaaaaaaacttcatgtttgatattttttcatgagattggctttttaaatcaaagatgtaaataaatCCAGCCActgtggtgcccgcctgtaaccCCACTACTTTGGGATAGGAGAtggagacaggaggattacttgcgCCTAGGAGTGCGAgaacagcccaggcaacataatgATCCCCAgctcacaaaaaaaattagctgggcatcatggcacacacctgtggtcccagctacccggggggctgaggtgggaggattggttgagcccaaaaagttgaggctgcagtgaaccatgattgtgccactgtactgcagcctgggtgacagattgaaaccctgccttaaaaaaaaaaaaaaaaaaaagtaaataagccaggtgaggtggctcccagcaccttgggaagccaaggtggaaggatcgcttgagcccaggagttcaagaccagcctgggcaacatagggagacctgggagaccctgtctcagcaaaagttttaaaaaattagccgggcatgttggtgtgcacctttagtcccagctgctcaggaggctgaggtgggaggatcacttgaacccaggaatttgaggctgtagtgagccataatcatgtcactgcattccatcctggacaacagagtgagaccctgtctctctctctgtctctaaaaaaaaaaaaagatattaggccaggcgtggtggctcacgcctataatcccagcactttgggaggccaaggcgggcggatcatgaggtcaggagttcgagaccagcctggccaacatagtgaaaccccatctctagtaaaaatacaaaaattagccaggtgtggtggcgggcgcctgtaatcccagctactcgggaggctgaggcaggagaatcacttgaacccggaaggtggaggttgcagtgatcagagatggtgccattgcactctagcctgggtgacaagaacaagactccgtctcaaaaaaaaaaagttattagaagtggctcagaaaatattttgtgattagCAGTCATTTTCACTTACAGTGCTTTATCTCTTGCAGGAAAAAGCAGTTGATCCTAAGACACGTTTACTTATGTATAAAATGGTCAACTCTGGAATGTTGGAGACAATCACTGGCTGTATTAGTACAGGAAAGGAGTCTGTTGTCTTTCATGCATATGGAGGGAGGTAAATGAGCAAAATATGATACCATGATATGAAAACTTAGTCTCTTCTCCCCAAGATTAAtgaatttacacagaatcaaagaTAATGCTGCATGGCAAgcagagtaatttttaaagtgttattGTAGAAAGTCTAGGCAGTATAGGAATGTATAAAAAACACAGTCATCCTAATACCACCACCCAGAGATAATCATTAATAATTTTGGGTAGACTTCCCCAGTTTTTTTCAATgcgtatattattattattattattattttttgagacggagtttcactcttgttccccaggctggagtgcagtggcgtgatcttggctcactgcaatctctgcctcccgggttcaagcaaggtctcctaccccagcctccagagtagctgggattacaggcacatgccaccatgcctggctaatttttgcatttttagtagagacagggtttcgccatgttggctaggctggcctcaaactcctgaccttaggtgatccactcgccttggcctcccaaagtgctgggattacaggcgtgagccactgcttccggCCTTCCTCATCTTTATCAGTGTTTAGTATTATCAAATCTA includes:
- the RIOK3 gene encoding serine/threonine-protein kinase RIO3 isoform X2, whose amino-acid sequence is MDLVGVASPEPGTAAAWGPSKCPWAIPQNTISCSLADVMSEQLAKELQLEEEAAVFPEVAVAEGPFITGENIDTSSDLMLAQMLQMEYDREYDAQLRREEKKFNGDSKVSISFENYRKVHPYEDSDSSEDEVDWQDTRDDPYRPAKPVPTPKKGFIGKGKDITTKHDEVVCGRKNTARMENFAPEFQVGDGIGMDLKLSNHVFNALKQHAYSEERRSARLHEKKEHSTAEKAVDPKTRLLMYKMVNSGMLETITGCISTGKESVVFHAYGGSMEDEKEDSKVIPTECAIKVFKTTLNEFKNRDKYIKDDFRFKDRFSKLNPRKIIRMWAEKEMHNLARMQRAGIPCPTVVLLKKHILVMSFIGHDQVPAPKLKEVKLNSEEMKEAYYQTLHLMQQLYHECTLVHADLSEYNMLWHAGKFFQKGGVKEALSERELFNAVSGLNITADNEADFLAEIEALEKMNEDHVQKNGRKAASFLKDDGDPPLLYDE